The Exiguobacterium acetylicum genome includes a window with the following:
- the argC gene encoding N-acetyl-gamma-glutamyl-phosphate reductase: MKCTIIGATGYTGIELIRLLEAHPSFEIVCLMSDSMAGESMNDVFPFMNKKTYSSLSSFSVEHLMETETDMVFLATPSGISKQYLEHLQNWSGYVIDLSGDLRLPSDIYATWYNKEPVAVDIQKKAAYGLPEWNRQAVAASKWIANPGCYATAVLLGLTPFLKEKKIDPSQIIIQASSGLTGAGKTLTAQTHHVHSSENVRLYKVNQHQHIPEIEQALFEWTGSSHPITFSTQLLPINRGIMAIMTVQPLIDLSETEWRSWLTDQYATESFVRIQQTDPEVKSVVGSNHCDLTVYKDERTGRVTIVSVIDNMQKGAAGQAVQNANILAGFDEMSGLTQQPIYI; the protein is encoded by the coding sequence ATGAAATGCACCATCATTGGAGCAACAGGATATACCGGAATTGAGCTGATTCGGTTGTTAGAAGCACATCCTTCTTTTGAAATCGTCTGCTTAATGAGTGATTCGATGGCAGGAGAATCTATGAATGACGTATTCCCGTTCATGAATAAAAAAACATACTCATCGTTATCTTCTTTTTCGGTAGAGCATTTGATGGAAACCGAGACAGATATGGTCTTCTTAGCAACACCGAGTGGAATATCGAAACAGTACCTAGAACACCTTCAAAACTGGTCCGGCTACGTCATTGATTTAAGTGGTGATTTACGACTTCCGTCTGACATATATGCAACGTGGTACAACAAGGAACCAGTAGCTGTGGACATACAAAAAAAAGCAGCTTACGGATTACCGGAATGGAATCGTCAAGCTGTTGCGGCAAGTAAATGGATCGCGAATCCAGGATGCTACGCAACAGCAGTCTTGCTGGGTCTGACACCATTCTTAAAAGAGAAAAAAATCGATCCATCTCAAATCATCATTCAAGCCTCTTCTGGTCTGACGGGAGCAGGCAAAACGTTGACGGCACAGACTCATCATGTGCACTCGAGTGAAAACGTTCGTTTGTATAAAGTGAATCAGCATCAGCATATACCGGAAATTGAGCAAGCACTATTTGAATGGACGGGATCATCGCATCCAATCACGTTCTCAACCCAACTGTTACCCATTAATCGAGGGATCATGGCGATTATGACGGTGCAGCCATTGATCGATTTATCGGAAACGGAGTGGCGATCTTGGTTAACCGACCAGTATGCGACCGAATCTTTCGTTCGTATCCAACAGACTGATCCAGAAGTGAAATCCGTCGTTGGTAGTAATCACTGTGATTTAACGGTGTATAAGGATGAACGAACGGGACGCGTCACGATCGTTTCGGTTATTGACAACATGCAAAAAGGAGCGGCCGGACAGGCTGTTCAAAACGCCAACATTCTAGCAGGATTTGATGAGATGTCTGGTTTGACCCAACAGCCGATCTACATTTAA
- a CDS encoding acetylornithine transaminase, translated as MSALLPTYQRTDVELVNGQGSIVKDATGKTYLDFIMGIAVCNTGHRHPYIQQRLEEQLNQIWHTSNLFQIAQQERVAQRLTEDSHLSHAFFCNSGAEANEAAYKLVRKWTGKTEVVTFKQSFHGRTFAMMGATGQEKIKAGYGEMVNGFKHLPFNEMESLSAITEQTAAVWLEIIQGEGGVVVADNAWLEALMNQARRYDVKIIVDEVQTGIGRTGSRFAFEQTPLVPDIITLAKGLGSGLAVGALLATAEAAEVFTPGSHGSTFGGNPLAMTAAEATLDLLLNDVVMADVQGKGEYLRQQLEDKLPQSIVSSIRGRGLMIGIECTIPVAPLIDALREKGLLVVSAGPHVIRLLPSLFVTEQELMQAVEKIQLVCQQEVIV; from the coding sequence ATGAGCGCACTACTGCCCACTTATCAACGTACTGATGTGGAATTGGTCAATGGACAAGGGTCAATCGTCAAGGATGCGACAGGAAAGACGTATCTCGATTTCATCATGGGGATTGCCGTTTGTAATACAGGACACCGACATCCATATATTCAGCAACGGCTAGAAGAACAACTGAATCAGATTTGGCATACATCAAACTTGTTTCAAATTGCGCAACAAGAGCGAGTAGCGCAGCGATTAACAGAAGACAGTCATCTCAGTCATGCCTTCTTTTGTAATAGTGGTGCAGAAGCGAACGAGGCGGCGTACAAACTTGTTCGGAAATGGACAGGCAAAACGGAAGTCGTCACGTTCAAACAATCGTTCCACGGGCGGACCTTCGCGATGATGGGCGCGACAGGACAGGAGAAAATCAAAGCGGGATACGGAGAGATGGTGAATGGATTCAAACATCTTCCGTTTAACGAGATGGAGAGCCTGTCGGCAATCACGGAACAAACAGCTGCCGTATGGCTTGAAATCATTCAAGGAGAGGGTGGTGTCGTTGTCGCTGACAATGCGTGGCTCGAAGCTTTAATGAATCAGGCGCGGCGCTACGACGTCAAAATCATCGTCGACGAAGTGCAGACCGGCATCGGTCGGACGGGCTCTCGTTTTGCGTTTGAGCAGACACCGCTCGTACCAGATATCATCACGCTTGCGAAAGGTCTTGGAAGTGGACTTGCAGTAGGGGCATTACTCGCAACGGCAGAAGCAGCTGAAGTGTTTACACCTGGATCTCATGGCTCAACATTTGGTGGGAATCCGCTTGCGATGACAGCTGCAGAGGCAACACTTGATCTTTTATTGAATGATGTTGTCATGGCAGACGTTCAAGGAAAGGGCGAATATTTACGTCAACAATTAGAAGATAAATTACCCCAGTCAATCGTCAGTTCTATTCGTGGACGTGGTTTGATGATCGGCATCGAGTGTACGATTCCCGTTGCACCGCTCATTGACGCGTTACGCGAAAAGGGTCTTCTCGTCGTCTCGGCTGGTCCTCATGTCATTCGTTTGTTGCCATCGCTGTTCGTAACAGAACAGGAACTCATGCAAGCGGTCGAAAAAATACAACTCGTTTGTCAACAGGAGGTCATCGTATGA
- a CDS encoding LCP family protein, producing the protein MAEHQPQRSRLERRRMQLEEQARQEEEQARQEEAFSKEYTPNEPFSQESFGKQQEPVTYHRYVEEQSRDRKSTSGRSGSGMLKQVAQMIGSAGSRLFANQERSRRSRTANRSERSAQASPDVSSREAKPKKIKKKRRIKRKIIGLFLLLLIAFVLFASQPFTFLLIGSDARPGESLRGSRSDSLSVMQFIPLSRTIQLTSIPRDTYTPISCENGKKDKITHAFAFGGEECTQDAVSGLLDEEIDGKIVISFDSFIGLVDQIGGIDLVSTGTFSEQDASGKANQYSFQKGKEYHMDGAMALAYSRHRKTDNDGARANRQSEVIQAVATHLLKPTGWSKIPAAHTYMKEEMNLDLSVREMATAGLSLALMSERKHYEIEAVSQRLNGIFYDIPDEKALQKLRDRLDTTFYGTLKN; encoded by the coding sequence ATGGCAGAACATCAACCACAGCGCTCCCGCTTGGAGCGACGACGTATGCAGTTAGAAGAACAGGCTAGACAAGAAGAAGAACAGGCTAGACAGGAAGAGGCTTTTTCAAAAGAGTACACGCCGAACGAACCATTTTCTCAAGAATCATTCGGGAAGCAGCAAGAGCCGGTTACGTATCATCGATATGTCGAAGAGCAATCGAGAGATCGAAAAAGTACATCGGGTCGTTCCGGGAGCGGTATGCTTAAACAGGTCGCACAGATGATCGGGAGTGCCGGTTCACGATTGTTCGCTAATCAGGAACGCTCGAGACGTTCGAGGACGGCTAACCGGTCAGAGCGATCCGCGCAGGCGAGTCCTGATGTATCTTCGCGAGAAGCAAAGCCAAAAAAAATCAAGAAAAAACGTCGTATTAAACGAAAGATTATTGGACTATTCTTGCTGTTACTGATCGCGTTCGTTCTTTTTGCATCCCAACCGTTTACGTTCTTACTGATCGGTAGTGATGCACGACCAGGAGAATCATTGCGGGGGTCACGTTCGGATTCACTGTCGGTCATGCAATTCATCCCACTTTCTAGAACGATTCAATTGACATCGATTCCTCGAGATACGTATACACCGATCTCTTGTGAGAATGGAAAGAAGGATAAAATTACGCATGCCTTTGCCTTCGGCGGCGAAGAGTGTACGCAAGATGCCGTTTCGGGTCTACTCGATGAAGAAATCGATGGAAAGATCGTCATCTCTTTCGATAGTTTCATCGGATTAGTGGACCAAATCGGCGGAATCGACCTTGTCTCGACAGGGACGTTCTCCGAGCAGGATGCGAGTGGGAAAGCAAATCAGTATTCATTCCAGAAAGGAAAGGAATACCATATGGATGGTGCGATGGCACTTGCCTATTCGAGACATCGAAAAACGGATAATGATGGAGCACGTGCGAATCGTCAGTCCGAAGTCATTCAAGCTGTGGCAACACATTTATTAAAACCGACTGGCTGGTCAAAAATTCCGGCAGCGCATACGTACATGAAAGAAGAGATGAATCTCGATTTGAGTGTACGTGAGATGGCGACGGCAGGATTATCTCTTGCTTTGATGTCCGAACGAAAGCATTATGAAATCGAAGCGGTTAGCCAACGATTGAACGGAATTTTTTATGACATACCAGATGAAAAGGCGTTGCAAAAACTACGAGACCGTCTCGATACGACGTTCTATGGCACATTGAAGAACTGA
- a CDS encoding TlpA family protein disulfide reductase — MKKTLIYLILATAVISIAYQGYRTYEAKQSRVEQQQKQASQGGLEVGMKAPNLSLRQEGKTIDLDEINHDVFVINFWATWCPPCKQEIPELNAFARHTDVPVYGINVTTSERRVSDVADFLKKTPVEYPVLYDREGTSEDAYRLVAMPATYVLDRKGTILAKHVGPVTEQMLKEMVKRTGG, encoded by the coding sequence GTGAAAAAAACACTGATCTATCTGATCCTAGCGACTGCTGTCATTAGTATTGCCTACCAAGGTTATCGTACATATGAAGCGAAGCAGTCGAGAGTGGAGCAACAACAAAAACAAGCATCACAAGGTGGTCTCGAAGTAGGGATGAAAGCTCCGAATCTATCCTTACGTCAAGAAGGAAAAACCATTGATCTAGACGAAATCAATCATGATGTCTTTGTCATTAATTTTTGGGCGACGTGGTGTCCACCTTGTAAACAGGAGATTCCAGAACTAAATGCCTTTGCACGACATACAGATGTACCCGTTTACGGGATCAATGTCACGACATCAGAACGACGTGTTTCGGATGTTGCGGATTTTCTGAAGAAAACACCTGTGGAATATCCTGTGTTATATGATCGCGAAGGAACGTCTGAGGATGCGTATCGTCTTGTAGCAATGCCGGCAACCTATGTATTAGACCGCAAAGGAACGATTCTCGCGAAACACGTCGGTCCTGTGACGGAACAGATGTTAAAAGAGATGGTGAAACGAACAGGAGGATGA
- the nhaC gene encoding Na+/H+ antiporter NhaC codes for MRMSFRESAAILGISIIILLSALFGAKAEPHLAILSSLIFVSGYAVYRGFKFVDVEHHMIQGIREAIKPILIMLLVGMTIAVWMMSGAVPTLLHFGLSTLSATWFAPSALLIAMVVSTFTGSSFTTIGTVGVALMGIAIALGVNPALAAGAIISGACFGDKMSPLSDTTNFAPGIVNVSVFDHIRFMMGTTIPAITITFILFFIFGRSGGNVDSSAVQTTQQELARLFDLSPWTLLSPLLVMVLALRKMPVIPTLVAGVLSGLLLTGLVQGNWNISNWMAVIQNGLKLESSSETVTAIITKGGLQSMMWSVSLVMLALAFGGVLRGIGVIDVVIERTVSRLKRDGSIISSVALSSIGVNLMAGEQYLSILLPGQAFKKIFEERQIDPRFLSRSLEDGGTLVNPLIPWGVSGAFFASTLGVPVTEYIPFAFFLLLSPLFTFLLAFLRPTKVETKQSLAS; via the coding sequence ATGCGCATGTCATTCCGTGAATCCGCAGCTATCCTAGGAATCAGCATCATCATCTTATTGTCCGCGTTATTCGGTGCCAAAGCCGAACCGCATCTTGCCATCTTGTCCAGTCTTATTTTCGTCTCAGGATATGCCGTTTACCGTGGGTTTAAGTTCGTAGACGTCGAACACCACATGATTCAAGGTATTCGTGAAGCAATCAAACCAATCCTGATCATGCTGCTCGTCGGTATGACGATTGCGGTCTGGATGATGAGTGGCGCAGTGCCGACCCTTCTTCATTTTGGTTTATCTACACTTTCAGCAACTTGGTTCGCTCCAAGTGCGCTTTTGATTGCGATGGTCGTGTCGACCTTTACAGGTAGCTCATTTACGACGATCGGTACGGTCGGTGTTGCCTTGATGGGAATCGCGATTGCACTAGGCGTCAATCCAGCACTTGCAGCAGGCGCTATTATCAGTGGTGCGTGTTTCGGAGATAAGATGTCACCTTTGTCAGATACGACCAATTTCGCGCCAGGAATCGTCAACGTGTCCGTATTCGATCATATTCGTTTCATGATGGGAACGACGATTCCCGCCATCACGATTACATTCATCTTATTCTTCATCTTCGGACGTAGTGGTGGAAATGTCGATTCGTCTGCTGTTCAAACGACGCAACAAGAGTTAGCTCGTTTGTTTGACCTGTCACCTTGGACATTGCTTTCACCATTGCTCGTCATGGTGTTAGCATTACGTAAGATGCCCGTCATCCCAACACTCGTTGCTGGTGTGTTGAGTGGATTATTACTAACAGGTCTCGTACAAGGAAACTGGAACATCTCGAACTGGATGGCAGTCATTCAGAACGGCTTAAAATTAGAATCGTCTAGTGAGACTGTCACGGCAATCATTACTAAAGGCGGATTGCAGTCCATGATGTGGTCGGTTTCGCTCGTCATGCTCGCGCTTGCTTTCGGTGGCGTCTTGCGTGGTATCGGTGTCATCGATGTCGTCATTGAACGGACGGTTTCCCGACTGAAGCGCGATGGCAGTATCATCTCATCGGTTGCCTTGTCGTCGATTGGTGTGAACCTGATGGCTGGAGAACAATACTTGTCCATCTTGCTTCCGGGTCAAGCATTCAAGAAAATTTTTGAAGAGCGTCAGATTGATCCGCGTTTCCTTTCGCGCTCACTCGAGGATGGTGGAACACTCGTCAATCCACTCATTCCGTGGGGAGTTTCTGGAGCATTCTTCGCTTCTACTCTTGGTGTACCGGTAACCGAATACATCCCGTTCGCATTCTTTTTACTTCTTTCACCATTGTTTACGTTCTTGCTTGCTTTTCTTCGTCCAACGAAAGTCGAAACGAAACAGTCCCTCGCTTCTTAA
- a CDS encoding GNAT family N-acetyltransferase, whose protein sequence is MPAVYYNQLSHVQRRHVHQLLQYHQKAYDFSFFQPLEDCQWIYLESGQVQATLGYHVIHDVAHFTNGAFHDIKAFRRLAISLHTHVIRQGCQRIHVQVSPPHDLSLTSIWKELGYRLYAEQFRLIGLSDGQPATLRLKAVHAKNQDTYLALRNDAIQGAQHFFPHTVSDLEKLIQQKAIPYLVYDKQLIVGTLLFQKQGQNIRLLEITCLPELRRQGYGSRILHTFQEKLRRTNIQTFEVFFLSTQQDVLRLYHPTMFCDIQLTSHWHTFSTDQPPLII, encoded by the coding sequence TTGCCTGCTGTCTATTATAATCAATTGTCTCATGTTCAAAGGCGACACGTCCATCAACTTCTGCAGTACCACCAAAAGGCATATGATTTTTCATTTTTTCAGCCTCTTGAAGATTGTCAATGGATTTACCTAGAATCCGGTCAGGTACAAGCCACGCTTGGGTATCATGTCATACATGACGTCGCTCACTTTACGAACGGTGCCTTTCATGATATCAAAGCCTTTCGTCGTCTGGCTATTTCTTTACATACACATGTCATTCGACAAGGATGTCAACGGATTCATGTACAAGTTTCCCCGCCGCATGATCTTTCTTTAACCTCGATTTGGAAAGAGCTTGGTTATCGTTTATATGCCGAACAATTTCGTTTAATCGGACTCTCAGACGGACAACCTGCCACCCTACGTCTGAAAGCTGTTCATGCAAAGAATCAAGATACTTATCTTGCGCTTCGTAACGATGCCATTCAAGGAGCACAGCACTTCTTCCCTCACACGGTTTCTGATTTAGAAAAGTTAATTCAACAAAAAGCCATTCCTTATTTAGTCTATGATAAACAACTGATCGTCGGTACACTTTTGTTTCAAAAGCAAGGTCAGAACATCCGTCTTCTTGAAATCACTTGTCTACCTGAACTGCGACGTCAAGGATATGGTAGCCGCATACTTCACACGTTTCAAGAAAAATTAAGACGTACAAACATTCAAACATTTGAAGTCTTTTTTCTTTCGACACAGCAAGATGTACTGCGACTGTATCACCCCACGATGTTTTGCGATATCCAGTTAACCTCTCATTGGCATACGTTCAGTACGGATCAACCTCCGTTAATCATTTAA
- the nfsA gene encoding oxygen-insensitive NADPH nitroreductase, translating to MNETIQHLLNHRSIRKFKQHQLDEETIETLIKAAQAASTSSYQQAYAIIGVEDEGLKRQLVDVASGQQYVAENSYFFVFCMDYHKHTLAAELAGGDVSRTIETTEALVVGAVDAGLAAQNLVVAAESLGYGTVYIGSLRNDARRVSELLHLPDHVVPFFGVAVGLPDQQPGKKPRLPMDAVFHRNTYTDDDTMRELLTQYEESTSSYYGERTGGQRTEGWVKQMATSMHEPKRTYLREFLKEKQIAKD from the coding sequence ATGAACGAAACGATTCAACATTTACTCAATCACCGGTCAATCCGGAAATTCAAACAACATCAATTGGACGAAGAGACGATTGAAACACTCATAAAAGCCGCGCAGGCTGCCTCGACCTCATCTTATCAGCAAGCCTATGCGATCATCGGTGTCGAAGACGAAGGATTGAAACGACAATTAGTCGATGTCGCAAGTGGTCAACAATACGTGGCAGAAAACAGTTACTTCTTCGTATTTTGCATGGATTACCATAAACATACGTTAGCAGCAGAACTAGCAGGAGGCGATGTAAGCCGTACGATTGAGACGACGGAAGCACTTGTCGTAGGGGCTGTCGATGCGGGACTCGCTGCTCAAAATTTAGTCGTAGCTGCTGAGTCGCTCGGATACGGAACAGTCTATATCGGCTCTCTGCGAAATGATGCCCGACGTGTCAGCGAATTGCTACATCTTCCGGACCATGTCGTACCATTTTTTGGAGTCGCCGTTGGTCTTCCGGATCAACAACCCGGTAAAAAACCCCGCCTTCCGATGGATGCGGTCTTCCACCGGAATACGTATACTGATGACGATACGATGCGTGAGCTACTGACACAATACGAAGAGTCGACGTCATCGTATTACGGAGAACGGACCGGCGGTCAACGGACTGAAGGGTGGGTCAAGCAGATGGCAACCTCGATGCATGAACCGAAACGGACGTATCTTCGCGAATTCTTGAAAGAGAAACAAATCGCAAAAGATTGA
- the argJ gene encoding bifunctional glutamate N-acetyltransferase/amino-acid acetyltransferase ArgJ gives MWQVQVETPLTITTPKGFQASGIHVGLKRKRKDLGLIWCEAGASAAAVYTTNQVQAAPITVTKQALQTSQGRIHAVLVNSGNANACTGELGLSHAYMSQQAMAKSLNVAPEQVVIASTGIIGQPLAIDTLLAGIPQLMPSNDSDAANDFAHAILTTDTGTKSAGQQYMQGDVQISVCGVAKGSGMIHPNMATMLGFLTTDATIEPDTLQTILRRTIHRTFNCITVDGDSSTNDMVMILASGAAGGATIVEGTDEALAFEQAIETVCQDLAKQIARDGEGATKLIEVTVSGTQTDEVARMVAKQVVGSSLVKTAIFGEDANWGRIIAAVGSIEEPLDVSNVDIKIGSQWVLQQSMPVLFDETVASHDLAQQDVQIHIDLHDGTGQGHAYGCDLTYDYVKINASYRT, from the coding sequence GTGTGGCAAGTACAAGTAGAGACCCCGTTGACGATTACGACACCGAAGGGATTTCAAGCATCAGGAATACATGTGGGATTAAAACGAAAGCGAAAGGATCTTGGTCTGATTTGGTGTGAGGCAGGAGCGAGTGCTGCAGCTGTTTACACGACGAATCAAGTTCAGGCGGCCCCAATCACTGTGACGAAGCAAGCACTACAGACATCACAAGGACGTATACATGCCGTCCTCGTCAACAGTGGAAATGCGAATGCCTGTACAGGAGAACTAGGCTTATCTCATGCGTATATGTCGCAACAAGCGATGGCAAAAAGCTTGAATGTTGCTCCAGAACAAGTAGTGATTGCTTCGACAGGAATCATCGGGCAACCACTGGCGATTGATACGTTACTAGCAGGTATTCCTCAGTTGATGCCTTCAAATGATAGTGATGCTGCGAATGATTTTGCCCACGCAATTCTGACGACCGATACTGGTACGAAATCAGCCGGTCAACAATACATGCAAGGGGATGTCCAAATTTCAGTATGTGGTGTGGCGAAAGGGTCAGGGATGATCCATCCGAATATGGCAACGATGCTTGGTTTTTTGACGACAGATGCAACGATTGAACCGGATACCCTTCAAACGATATTGCGCCGGACGATTCATCGGACGTTCAACTGCATTACGGTAGACGGTGATAGTTCGACGAACGACATGGTCATGATTTTAGCGAGCGGAGCTGCAGGGGGAGCAACGATTGTTGAAGGTACGGACGAGGCACTAGCATTCGAACAGGCGATTGAAACGGTTTGTCAGGACTTAGCAAAACAGATTGCGCGGGACGGGGAAGGTGCGACGAAACTGATTGAAGTAACAGTGTCAGGAACACAGACGGATGAAGTAGCGCGAATGGTCGCAAAACAAGTCGTCGGCTCGTCGCTCGTCAAGACAGCAATCTTCGGGGAAGATGCGAACTGGGGACGAATCATCGCCGCTGTCGGAAGTATCGAGGAGCCGCTCGATGTCTCAAACGTCGATATCAAAATTGGTTCGCAGTGGGTATTGCAACAGAGTATGCCTGTCTTATTCGATGAAACGGTTGCGTCACATGATTTAGCGCAGCAAGACGTCCAGATTCATATCGATCTACATGATGGGACAGGACAAGGGCACGCCTATGGCTGTGATCTGACGTACGACTACGTCAAAATCAATGCGAGCTACCGGACATGA
- the argB gene encoding acetylglutamate kinase, translating into MTKRKVIKLGGSVWEQLDTRYFEEWKAWVETGNELLIVHGGGPLLSSYCEQEGIQPVFRNGIRVTTDGVLLGARRILAGEVQSGIVQQLNQAGIPAVGVSGLDGASVHGKTIKGLGAVGQITHIHPRLFTVLSTNGYVPVVTSLVTGEQGALNSNGDACAIAVAKAWSVDRFELLTDVEGVKVNGDYQSEITSRAIEVAIASGEIYGGMIPKVEAMMQAAQHGIPEVIIRSGKNVAATGTRIKEELHERTTAHLSTY; encoded by the coding sequence ATGACAAAACGAAAAGTGATCAAACTTGGAGGCAGTGTCTGGGAACAACTTGATACACGATACTTTGAAGAATGGAAAGCATGGGTCGAAACCGGGAACGAGCTATTGATCGTACACGGTGGTGGTCCGCTTCTATCTAGCTACTGCGAACAAGAGGGGATCCAACCCGTATTTCGGAACGGCATACGTGTAACAACGGATGGTGTCTTACTCGGGGCGCGACGGATCTTAGCAGGGGAAGTCCAATCTGGTATCGTCCAGCAGTTGAATCAGGCGGGGATTCCTGCCGTCGGGGTGAGCGGGTTAGACGGAGCAAGCGTTCATGGTAAAACGATCAAAGGACTCGGGGCAGTCGGTCAGATCACGCACATTCATCCGCGATTATTCACGGTACTGAGTACGAACGGCTATGTACCCGTCGTCACGTCTCTCGTTACAGGAGAACAAGGTGCCTTGAACAGTAACGGGGATGCGTGTGCCATTGCCGTCGCAAAAGCTTGGTCCGTTGACCGATTTGAATTGTTGACGGACGTCGAGGGTGTAAAAGTGAACGGTGACTATCAATCAGAAATCACCTCTAGAGCGATTGAAGTTGCGATAGCATCCGGGGAGATTTACGGCGGAATGATTCCAAAAGTCGAAGCGATGATGCAGGCAGCGCAACATGGCATACCAGAAGTCATCATCCGATCGGGAAAAAATGTAGCGGCTACAGGGACACGAATCAAGGAGGAATTACATGAGCGCACTACTGCCCACTTATCAACGTACTGA
- a CDS encoding NAD(P)H-binding protein: protein MKVLVVGASGTIGARVVKSLAKGHQVTVIVRHEHLVERFEKLGVKAHYVDIETELEKVIEHGVAGQDAVICAATAGVDGEATEIELLDRTVALKTIDAAKKARVRHFVLLSAYGADRPEQFKKDVYPFYAAKNAAEEQIEHSGLTYTIICPVAITTGEGRGLIEADEDLKDTKDATISETDVASILVASVDNRSVFNRRLEVKEGKTSLNEALGGAEAVGSVKDNRQVKKQLPRFN from the coding sequence ATGAAAGTACTAGTCGTAGGTGCATCCGGTACGATTGGAGCGCGCGTCGTCAAATCGCTTGCCAAGGGTCATCAGGTCACGGTTATCGTTCGTCACGAACATTTGGTGGAACGATTCGAAAAACTCGGTGTTAAGGCTCATTATGTCGACATCGAAACAGAACTCGAAAAAGTCATTGAGCACGGAGTCGCAGGACAGGATGCAGTCATTTGTGCGGCAACCGCAGGAGTAGATGGTGAAGCGACAGAAATTGAACTGCTGGATCGGACGGTTGCCTTAAAAACAATCGATGCAGCGAAAAAGGCGCGTGTCCGCCACTTTGTATTGTTGAGCGCTTATGGTGCAGATCGACCTGAGCAATTTAAGAAAGATGTCTATCCGTTCTATGCTGCTAAAAATGCTGCAGAAGAGCAGATTGAACATAGTGGTTTGACGTATACGATCATTTGTCCCGTAGCCATCACAACAGGTGAAGGACGTGGTTTGATTGAAGCGGATGAAGATTTAAAGGATACGAAGGACGCGACGATTTCCGAAACGGATGTCGCATCGATTCTCGTTGCCTCTGTCGATAATCGATCAGTCTTCAATCGACGTCTAGAAGTCAAGGAAGGAAAGACATCCTTGAATGAAGCTTTAGGTGGAGCAGAAGCGGTCGGTAGCGTGAAGGATAATCGTCAAGTCAAAAAACAACTACCGCGCTTTAACTAA
- a CDS encoding DUF3006 domain-containing protein, which translates to MIKRGTLERLDGKYAVLLWENGSSFIPRRYLPPEARLGDTIIFDGTTYTLDVSNSSPSSFQTFSFRQMG; encoded by the coding sequence ATGATTAAACGTGGTACGCTGGAGCGACTTGATGGCAAATATGCTGTCCTACTGTGGGAAAATGGTTCAAGTTTCATTCCACGACGTTATTTACCACCTGAAGCACGGTTAGGCGATACGATTATCTTTGATGGTACAACTTATACGTTAGATGTCAGCAATTCATCACCCTCTTCCTTTCAAACATTTTCGTTTCGGCAAATGGGTTGA